The Eriocheir sinensis breed Jianghai 21 chromosome 9, ASM2467909v1, whole genome shotgun sequence genomic sequence TAGAATCTTATCACTAACCAAGGTTGGGAAACGAGTATTTCACCCCAAACTCAGCcctgtggctgagtggatagcgtgacggcgccgcgttcaggacgacgcgggttcccGCCCCATCCGGTGAcacaaagctgggatttttcaaccaccgccgagtggcttaaaacttcccacatgcaatccagaagaccacctatcaacccggactctagattctaggattaaatatgagctccgcgggggcagcatgagccaatgcaagatggcgccactattaacacttgcctgcgccacaactggctgggccataccatcagaccCCTCCAatcaagcctaccggcgccacaggcgaagacgtaaaaaaaaaaagaaaaaaaaatagttaaccaACTGTCTAACGGTCTCTCTACCTGTCCTTCTGTCGCCCCAAAGTGCAGGTCAAGCTCACCGAATTGCGTATAGCCCCATCCTATCACGGTGAGTTCATGTCCTACCAAGTCCTGCGAGGGGTCGGTAGGCAAGCAGGCTGGCAGGACCCGCTCCGTCAAGTTTGCCtgttagagagagaaaaatatgtaaGTAGACAGCTATAGAGAGTTAGAGAGTTCAAGTTTATGTGATTAGTCTGATAGAACTGAATTAGTTATGAAAGGAGCAAAGAGAGAGTTAGAGGTTAAGAGAGTTATAGTGTTGAAGTATAGATAGGTAGTTAGTTGGAATTGAATTAGTGACGCTTGCTTCAAGGAGGCACATTTCTAtcgataaaggaaaagaaaagagttaGAGTTAGAGATTTTAAGTTTAGTTAGGTAAAATTAGTTAGTTGGAATTGAATTAGTGAAGCTTGCTTAGGAGGTACATTTCTAttattaaaggaagagaaaagagttaCAGAGTTAGAGATTTGAAGTTTAGCTAGCTAGTTACACAGGATTGAATAAGTGACGTCTTTAGGAGGTATATTAATATCAGTGAATGGAGCATCAAAGGAGTTAAAGAACTAGAGAGTTGAAATTTTGTTCGTCAGTCACTCATGGTTGAATACGTGGCGCTTTTGAGACGTACCTAACTATCGTTGGATGATAAAGAGATTAATGTGTCGAAAACATCCCGTCTCACTAAATAATGTGTATGTCACCGTTTCCTGTGGCTCTTGAGCAACCCTTCGAGACCATGAAGAAAGTGTAGATAGAgtgtagtaaagtagtagtagtagaagtagtagtagtagtagtagtagtagtagtagaagtaatcgcagtagtatcagtagtagtagtagtagtagtagaagtaatcgaagtagtatcagtagtagtagtagtagtagtagtagaagtaatcgaagtagtatcagtagtagtagtagtagtagtagaagtaatcgcagtagtatcagtagtagtagtagtagtagtagtagtagtagtagaagtaatcaaagtagtatcagtagtagtagtagtagtatagtaacaCCAATACTCACAATTTTCTGCAACTAGATTCGGTTTCCTGCAACACACGATAATGTCCGAGGGGTGCTGGTTGCATAGCTGGACctgccccccccccatcaccacgcCCCCCTCCTTCAGGCACGTCCCCACCTCCTGGCAACTCCCCCGCACCCCGCCACCCATGCTGAAGCCAGGACTCCCCCACCGCCCCCACCCCCTCCTTGACTGCGAGAGGCGTGGGTGAAGgatgggggagggatggggggatatGCAAGATAGTGgaattgcgcacacacacacacacacacacacacacacacacacagagagtccGTACATTAAACCATATTACTGCATTATGCTTCTAATAAATAAAAATTCCACGTAATCCTAGTCCTTTTAAGGCAGTACAGGATGCTTACTTTCCAGTTCCAGAGCAGGACACAGACAAGGCTTCTACTGCTGCATATTTAGCGAAGTGTTTAGTGAAGACGATAAAGAAAACTACGCCACATACTTTCCTCGGAGACAGCTTAGGCGAATCAGACACCATAGAAATAttatcagtatgtgtgtgtgtatgaatacaaagataagcacatactttgatttaactctatgATGTCTCGTGaatcatttataaataaaaacaaaatccggataggctactctttcgCCCACTACCCTCGCGCGAGGCACAAAGACAGTCCCTCTGCTAAGTTTGTACCCCATATTTGCTGATGTTAGGTGCGCTTATTGGagtctgatacgtttaagaatatgaacttcAGAGTTATCATAGTTTGTCTTATTCTTTGTCGTGAATATtggcttcttccttctcttcatcctataAGTTCTTCTCGAcagcctccttttctttatccttctcttattcgtctcgttcttcctcttcttcctgttcctcctcctccttctcctcctcctcctcctcctcatcatttttttattatgccCTCCTACAgtgttctccttcacttcctcctctaagTTCTTCTCGAcaacctctttttctttatcttccttttactcgtctcgttcttcctcttcttcctgttcctcctcctccttctcctcctcctcatcaccatttTTTTAATTATACCCTCGTCTGCAgtgttctcctccactttcttctcagcCACACATTGGTCAACATACAGACAGCTTTGCCTTGTCGTAGCTTGATATACTGAAGTGAAGAgtaaaggcatctctctctctctctctctctctctctctctctctctctctctctctctctctctctctctctctctctctctctcaacagaatAAAAATGTCCAAATGAATTATAGTCTACGGATATATAAACATAAAGAAATACCTAAACATTcctaattgaaaaaaaaacactgattgGTTTGCACATGACGCGTAACCAGatgaaacaaacagacaaacagacaaacaaggaaacaaacaaacaaacaacataaaagaaaatagtacttttttcttatcattctcACAATCCTCGGCAAAAGTACAGAGGAGAAAATATTGATAATGGCACTTTTTTTAATCTCCATATCAAgtgttataaaaaatacattagcACTTTATTTAGCTAATGATATTGGCACTTTCTTttagctaatttccataaaatataataaaaaatacattaaCACTTTTTTGTAATCTCCATATCAAGCATAACAAAAATATGACACTGGCACGTTTTTTCAGCCAATCTCCATCAAGTACATtaaaaaaattgtttatgataaTGACACTGTCTTTTTTAATCACTGTCTTAAGTACAAAGAAATATATCACATGTAGCTCACTCATTGGCGGACAGAGAGCACTTCAGGTAGACACTCTAGACACGTTTTGATCCCAGGAGAACAGaacataaaagaagagaaagggatgatgcAAAACAGAGAAGTATAGGAAGCCATCAAAACTGAGTACAAATATCATCGAGGGAACTCCGTTTGGGTCTACGGTCCAAGTATCGGGCCCCTTTacgattatttcccaaggccacagagaagttAATAGGGTTTTCATGGATGATTTTcccgttgaagatgcagaagtcgtataaaactatcactgggatcacaacacagtccatgaaaatcccagtaaCTTCTAATAAAGGCTCCTCAAATAGGCGAACTGTGGCGccaatattttttaaaaatacggTTTTATATCCCACAACACACTTAACATTTGTCTTTCCATTCCGCTCTGAGTCAGGTGTTTCTCTTCCCTTGGACAGGATCACAGGTTTCTTCTCACCTGGAGTGTTCCTTAATTAATGTCAGGTAGACCTTTCATCTCATTCTCGTCACAGTTACACGTTCTATTACTATTAGTATTTTAGCTGTTGTCACTTATTTTTTTAATGAACTCAGGTTAATTAACAGATTGTGAATATTGCCTAACCTGTGATTTGGCCCACGAAAAGGAAACAGActaaaggaaaagtagagaaaaagaaatataatgtgACAAAATCTACCTGACGAAACTTGACAGACGCAGGTTAACTCATAGTCTCTGGGCGCTGTGTAACCTGTGATTTGCCCCACGAAAATGAGACAaccaaaagaaaagtaaagttaTAAAAAAACAATGTGACAAGTGAAAAAAATCTGCCTGGCAAACCCTGACAAACGCAGGTTAATTGATAGTCTCCGGGCGCTGTTCAACTCACGAGAAAGAGACAAccaaaggaaaagtaaagaacaaaggggaaaaaaatctaCCTGACGAAACTTCGCAAACACAGGTTAATTAATAGTCTCCGGGCGCTATATGACCTGTGATCCAGTCGAGGTAGGAGGAGACGCGAGTGTAGACCCCCAGCTCGCCACAGCCACGCCCGAAGCTCACAATCCCCTCCACAGTATGTTCGCAGCGACTACCACCCCGCTCCTTCTGGTCTATGATGGGCCCGCCGCTGTCGccctgaagaagaggaggttgggagtgtggaggaagagagaagtaagtTATGCTGAGTGGTATTTTCAATTGATGGTATACAAAAGAAGAGTAAAACTAccagaagggtaaaaaaaaaatacccctggaaaggcccacaacttctacaaaagccttgtcaaatgtatgtgcctgGGTGTCGAGATGTTTAATAATACGCTAATACCCTGCAGGAGTCTTACCTTGCAGGAGTCTCGCCCAGTCTTCCCCGCGCATAGCTGGTCCTTCAGGATGCCCTTCGGAGTATCACGCCCTAGATAGTCCGGATACTTGAACTGGCACTCTAGCTGATCCACCACTGGCACATTTACCTTCTGCAGGATCCTCGACAGCACGCGGTGGCCTGCAGGATACCGGGAGGAGGATAATGTTAAGGGTAGAATAGCTTGGCCGGAGTAGCAGAAATGTAGGAGAGGGTTGTAATGCGGGAAGGAAGGAATCGGGTAATggatggcctctctctctctctctctctctctctctctctctctctctctctctctctctgtgtgtgtctctaacCTCTAAATTTATACATAGCAAGCGATTTAGTTGCAACCAATTTAGTAAAGTTTTCTAATCTTATCAGTAACCAAGGTAAGGAGACGAGTATTTCTCTCCCCGAACTCAGCCCTGTTCTtgtaactaactaaccaactgtAACTGTCTATCTAACTGTCCTTCTGTCGCCCCAAAGTGCAGGTCAAGCTCACCGAATTGCGTATGGCCCCATCCTATCACGGTGAGTTCATGTCCTACCAAGTCCTGCGAGGGGTCGGTAGGCAGGCAGGCTGGCAGGACCCGCTCCGTCAAGTTTGCctgttagagagagaaaaaaaatatgtaggtaGACAGTTATAGAGAGTTAGAGAGTCCAAGTTTATGTGATTAGTCTGATAGAACTGAATTAGTTATGAAAGGAGCAAAGAGAGAGTTAGAGGTTAAGAGAGTTATAGTGTTGAAGTTTAGGTAGGTAGTTAGATGGAATTGAATTAGTGACGCTTGCATCTAGGAGGCACATTTCTATcgttagaggaaaagaaaagagttaGAGTTAGAGATTTTAAGTTTAGTTAGGTAAAATTAGTTAGTTGGAATTGAATTAGTGACGCTTGCTTCTGGGAGGTACATTTCTAtggataatggaaaagaaaagagttaCAGTTAGAAATTTTAAGTTTAGTTAGTTAGGTAAAATTGAATAAGTGAAGAGATATATAACTATCAGTGAAAGGAGTATAAAAGGAGTTAGATCCCGTCCTACGAAAGAATATATAACGGATTTCAGGAGGCTCTTGAACAGCCCCTCGAGTGAAGAAAGGGATAAGGGCTGTTTTAATAAAATCGCCTCTACCTGTCATACTTGTTTACATCAAGCTCAAAAATGCCAAAACGTCAAACATATAATCAAAAtagtaaaatatataataaacaataGTATTCCCATAGCAGCTAAATTACATAGCAAAATAAGACAAGGAGGGAGCGAAAGAAAACCATTTTGAAGGGTAGACTATACTCAAACCTATCAAGACCCTTACCTTAGTGCTAAGTTTGAGTAGCGCAATGTCGTAGTATTTTAGCAACAGATCGTACTCAGGGTGGTTTATAATCCCTTCCACGAATATATTTTGCTCGAGGGGCGAGAGGGAGGCTGTGTCGGCAGCGAGCTCGTCAGCGTAACGGACAGATGAAGGAATAGGGCCTTTGACCACTGGTATTAGCTCGCCGGACCTATCGTGATTCCGGTTGTACTCCCCAAGTCTCACCCAGTACTCGACGTTGTCCCTGAAGTTGGGGATAGGAGAGTTAAGTATTGGTGAACGGGGAGAGACATGTATAAAcgtgatgagaggaaaggaaaggggggagcaacaagaagagaggagtaaACAAGGATAGgatagagagagaacaaaagaaaatggggaagcaATGAGTAGAAAGGAGTCATCAAGGATAGGgtgatgagaagaaaggaaaggaaagggagaagcaaTTAAcggaaaggagtaaggaaggatagggtggagagagagcagagggaaggaagacagaaggaacaAGAGAATACAGTGAATGAAACGTGAAGagtgtaaaaggaaaataaatgaaactgggtaaataattaaataaataaatagatagagggagagaaagaaagatagatagatagagagagacatgcatacatacataccaacatacattcatacatacatacatacatacataaatacaaacaAGCCATAATAattcattgatata encodes the following:
- the LOC126996079 gene encoding tryptase-2-like isoform X3, with the protein product MLTVLLPVLFLLPHTAQGITKEGVGAVGEACSMGSGVRGRCQEVGACLKEGGVVVMGEQVQLCSPTPSDIIVCCRKPHLVAENLCAAWAQHWRSPAGHCIDKTNLIVGGVNADPGEYPHVANLTERVLPACLPTDPSQDLVGHELTVIGWGHTQFGHRVLSRILQKVNVPVVDQLECQFKYPDYLGRDTPKGILKDQLCAGKTGRDSCKGDSGGPIIDQKERGGSRCEHTVEGIVSFGRGCGELGVYTRVSSYLDWITGHIAPGDY
- the LOC126996079 gene encoding phenoloxidase-activating factor 3-like isoform X1; this translates as MLTVLLPVLFLLPHTAQGITKEGVGAVGEACSMGSGVRGRCQEVGACLKEGGVVVMGEQVQLCSPTPSDIIVCCRKPHLVAENLCAAWAQHWRSPAGHCIDKTNLIVGGVNADPGEYPHVALLGVRRGNLPIVWLCGGTLLTPYYVLTAAHCLKEDNVEYWVRLGEYNRNHDRSGELIPVVKGPIPSSVRYADELAADTASLSPLEQNIFVEGIINHPEYDLLLKYYDIALLKLSTKANLTERVLPACLPTDPSQDLVGHELTVIGWGHTQFGHRVLSRILQKVNVPVVDQLECQFKYPDYLGRDTPKGILKDQLCAGKTGRDSCKGDSGGPIIDQKERGGSRCEHTVEGIVSFGRGCGELGVYTRVSSYLDWITGHIAPGDY
- the LOC126996079 gene encoding phenoloxidase-activating factor 3-like isoform X4, with amino-acid sequence MSDNVEYWVRLGEYNRNHDRSGELIPVVKGPIPSSVRYADELAADTASLSPLEQNIFVEGIINHPEYDLLLKYYDIALLKLSTKANLTERVLPACLPTDPSQDLVGHELTVIGWGHTQFGHRVLSRILQKVNVPVVDQLECQFKYPDYLGRDTPKGILKDQLCAGKTGRDSCKGDSGGPIIDQKERGGSRCEHTVEGIVSFGRGCGELGVYTRVSSYLDWITGHIAPGDY
- the LOC126996079 gene encoding serine protease snake-like isoform X2, yielding MLTVLLPVLFLLPHTAQGITKEGVGAVGEACSMGSGVRGRCQEVGACLKEGGVVVMGEQVQLCSPTPSDIIVCCRKPHLVAENLCAAWAQHWRSPAGHCIDKTNLIVGGVNADPGEYPHVALLGVRRGNLPIVWLCGGTLLTPYYVLTAAHCLKEDNVEYWVRLGEYNRNHDRSGELIPVVKGPIPSSVRYADELAADTASLSPLEQNIFVEGIINHPEYDLLLKYYDIALLKLSTKANLTERVLPACLPTDPSQDLVGHELTVIGWGYTQFGELDLHFGATEGQVERPLDSWLTIFFSFFFYVFACGAGRLDWRGLMVWPSQLWRRQVLIVAPSCIGSCCPRGAHI